The genomic region ACACTCCTCTTTTACCACACCTCTCCTCGCAGAAACCGTCTGTTTGCTCCCAAGCCCACGTCGGAATCAGTTCAAAACCGGCCCAAGTCCGATCTTTTCACGAGTCCGACTGTGACCCGCTTCAGTTTTTCGGACTTTGAACTCGATACAGTTCTTGAAACCCTCAATTGTTATGCGAATGACTGGAAGATTGCATTAGAGTTCTTCAACTGGGTTGAAATCCATTGCGGGTTTCAACACACCACTCAGACATTTAACCGGATTGTTGACATTCTTGGTAAGTTTTTCGAGTTTGATACTGCCTGGAATCTGATAGAAAGAATGAGAAAGAGTCCATCTTCTGTACCTGATCATACAACGTTTCGGGTGTTATTTAAGCGTTATGTCTCTGCTCACCTCGTTGAGGAAGCAATTGATGCGTTCTGTAGATTGGATGAGTATAATTTGAGGGATGAAACTTCCTTCTCGAATTTGATTGATGCTTTGTGCGAGTACAAGCATGTGATAGAAGCTGAAGAATTGTGCTTTAAGAAAAATAGGGATAATGAGTATGATGGCAAGCTGTTTGGGTTTAATATGGtaagtacaaaaaattataatatgattcTACGTGGTTGGTTTAAAATGAAGTGGTGGAGGAAGTGTAGGGAGTTTTGGGAGGAGATGGATAAGAGGGGTGTGAAAAAAGACTTGTATTCATACTCGATATATATGGACATTCAGGTCAAGTGTGGGAAACCATGGAAGGCGGTAAAGTTGTACAAGGAAATGAGGAAGAAGGGTATTCAGTTGGACGTGGTGGCATACAATACTGTAATTCGTGCTATTGGGATTTCTGAGGGGGTTGATATGGCTGTGAGGCTTTACAAAGAGATGATTGAATTGGGGTGCCAACCAAATGTTGTAACTTTTAACACAATTCTAAAGCTGTTGTGTGAGAATGGGAGGTATAGAGAGGCACATAAAGTTCTCAATCTGATGACTAAGAAGGGTTGTCAGCCCGATATAGTTACATATCATTGCTTCTTCGTGTGCCTTGAAAAGCCCTGTGAGATTCTTAAGTTGTTTGATAGGATGATTGGAAGTGGTGTCCGACCGAGGATGGACACATATGTTATGCTCATGAGGAAGTTTGGAAGATGGGGTTTCCTCCGGCCAGTGTTTCTTGTCTGGAAGAAGATGGCGGAGCATGGACTGAGCCCAGATGAGTTTGCATATAATGCTTTAATTGATGCTCTGCTGCAGAAAGGTTTGGTTGATATGGCACGTAAGTATGATGAAGAGATGTTGATGAAAGGGCTTTCAGCTAAACCAAAAGCTGAATTGCAGACCATAATGGATAGTGAAGTTTCCAGCAATAGGTGACTTTCTTACGTCAGTTCATATGACTAACAATTGTGAGAGTCTCGATCTCATGCCCAAGTTGAAATAGCAAAGTGAACTTATGGCCATAATAGGAAAAGAAGTAAACTATGAGGCTTGCAGTGTGGTATTGGTGGCTAGCATGGGCAGAGATATGCTTGTATTGATTTTCATGGGAGATCATTTACTGAAAGCCAACTCTAGGACTTAATAGGAGATTGGGGCTTGTGGTCATATCTACCAACTATTTCTTGTCTGAAGCGCAAGTTCATGTTTTGGAAATGCTGCATGCTTCTGAGAGTTACTGACATGTAAAATTTAGCTTACCGCTGACAAGAGCCTTCTGAAGTCAAACACAGGTTTGCAATAGCCTCACAATGTTCTGTATACgtcttatatttttcagttcaATATTCTAATGTAATATTATGTTTTCACCTTTTGCATTAGTACTTTGTTAAATTGATAACTTTCTTGCTTGAACCTCATTTAAAATGGTACATGTAAGTTGCACACTTGGTGGTAAAAGGCTAAATTGCTCTTTGGTCCCACAAACAAGAGGGGTTTGCTTTTTTTGGTCCCATgattcatgttttttttatttttttgtctcaaaACTGTTATGAAGTTTGCAACGTTTGTCCCGAAAGTCTGTTTCCGTCAGTTTTTAACGGCAAGTGGCAAAATTCTGTTAACTCCCAACTAAACCCTTTGTCCTATGCTTTTTTGGTCCCATGATTTACGTCAGTTTTAACCACAAGTCTTTCATATGGTTTATTAAGTGAGATGAAATACTGTGGACAAGAAAATAATCCGTAAATCATGGGACCAAAAAAGCAAATCCCGCCTTCTTTGTGGGACCAAAAAGCAATTTAGctgttattaaaaattgaactagttgaaaaattacattttatgaGATAAGTTGAGTTGATATGGTTTATCGAGCGAGATGAAATACTGTGGATCAAAATgcttatatcaaaattttagggCAATATAGTTTCTGGACCTGTTCATTAAACTTCATAGATCATGACTTCATGGTGTTGAAGTGAAAAATaggacttatttatttacttgatgaatttgaactataaataaggactttttttatttcttttctatgaTTAAACTACCTTTATGACTTTATCCCATCAGAATATACTAGAATCTTAGAACAAAGTAGTGTTAGGAAGCTGGTGTCTGCAGCTCATTTTTAGTCAGAACATAACAGCAGTCACACAGAATCCTGTTTAGATGAGAAAGGAGCTGCTAGTGGTGAAATCCAGTAAAATCTCATAACTAGTGTAAACAACAATGGTAAAATGCTGATGTTCCTAGCTGAAAAAATCTCTCTTTGCTTCTtggcatttttctttttgtgctCCTAATCCCACCCTTCCTTCATGTGTAAACATCTGTTGCAAGTATACAGAAAAATCAGAAGCTTCCCCTGGATCTTCTCCTCATTATATCCACAGCCAAGTGTTGCCCACCTCCAAAGTAGCAACTATATTCATTAACTGGAAAGGCCATTTGCTGTGTGCCTCTATCCTCTGGTTCTAAGTCAAATCTCGAGAGTTGAGATTTGTGGCATTATGCTGATCCATACTAGTTAAAGTTGAATGGCTTATTCTTGAAGAGAACTCGACGCATGCCAGCTTCAGTAAGAATTGAGTCTCCCGTTCCTTTTCCTTTATATGATCTTCCCTTTGTTACAGtttaaacatgaaaaaaaagagaaaaagatgcAAAATTCATATTGCTGCTCTAACTATGAGAATTTTgagtatacatatatactaaattaGTTATTCACTCTTTTGTCCGCTATAGTTAGCCCATACGAATGAACGAATGGGAGAAATCCATgattgatcaaaataaaacacatttTTCTGTTCAAACTTTTGacatttctaaatttatatgtccactgcattatatttttatattagtaatgTGGCATAAGCAGCAAATGTGTATGTATTAAggttaactttttcttttaaaatcgtATTGAGGTATCCTTGTACCAAAGCTAACTAGTACTGGTCCACCACAACCTCTGTCTACCACAGATTCCAAATTTTCATCTTATCTCTCCACATTCCACCCCAGGCATCATGCAGGACtataatcaaaccccttattcAAGAATAGAGTTGTGAATTAACTATGCCtagaaaaacaaatcaagtGCCTTTATGAATTCATAAGTATGAAATTTGACAAAgtataaatacacaaaatggCATACTCCAAGTAACACACCAGTCCTATAAATACTCCTCAAAGGGTACTTCCTTGACTGATTCAGACTTGTAGATATTTACAATTGGCAGTTACATGATTTTGCTTCAATCAAACACAGTGGTTGATGGCCCAAAAAGCTTTACCCATAATGCTTTAGCTAATGCCACATTGATCAGTTACATTATAGTGTCTTTTTAAAAGTAACAGCTACTGAACCACATGCATaatgcttttgaaaaatgtaacATGCTACAATATAAAGTGTGATGGGTCAATTTATGCTTCTATGTCTCCAACCTTTTCAGTTTTGTTCATTCATATCCACAATCCTATAAGTCAATTGATGTTAAGtattattttcaactttattctttttacgGTATGCTGGTTTTAGAATTACCATCTATCTCTATCACAGGTGAGTGCAGGCAATGAGACAGACCACTATTGGCTGCGTACCTGCCACGAACATTCACTGATTTTCACTCCAAAATCCCAGATAAATCATGGTGGAGAGAAGTAAGCTTCTATTTGTGTCGTAAACCAGTTTTTGGAGCCGTCATATAACTGCAGCATAGACTGTGGTAGTAAAATTATCCTCCACAGACCATGTGTCGAATTGCCTAGATTGGTTGAGGATCCTCGCTTCCCTGGTCACCTACTCACTCCGACTGTATATGAGCATGAGGATGGCAAATTTAACATCCGTGTCTGCCATAATTATGGAAAAGATTTTAAGGGATTTGCCTATCATGGCTATTTGAGGAAGGATTCGAGTTCAACATTTGCACCGTGTGACTTTTTCAATTACTTATTAGAGAACAGAGGCTGATATGATATCCAAGTCGCTAGACGTTCATTATCGTTTGGGATTTGGCGTATGTATTCAACCTCAACGTTCTAGTTACCAAAGAGCTACTTGTTTCTGCACACACCATCTCTCCCTCAATTGCTATCAATTACCATCAGAGTTGGAGCACCTTCACATCTAAGGTCACCACGCTCTATTGCTCAGTGCAAAAGGTGTCTGCTCCTGGACTCTGCCAATTGTATACACAACAGTAATGAGTTGTTTTTATGAACGTGAAGAATGTGAATTTGTGATAGACATCAAATGTGCATCCGACCCCACACTATAGAACATGTAGCTTGCCAGTGACACAAACTGCTCGCTCGATTAAAGGATAAAGAAAATGTCATACTATGTGATGCTTGTTGATACAACAATCCTTATCTCAGCAGGTACGCCTATATCTGAATTTTGCCTTCGATTAGGACTATGAATGTGCTGCCCTGCGAAGATCGTTGATGCACAGATGGGACAAGCACCCGCTCAAGTTGATCTACGGGCATtcgtttaaaatttttgtggtCCAATT from Sesamum indicum cultivar Zhongzhi No. 13 linkage group LG3, S_indicum_v1.0, whole genome shotgun sequence harbors:
- the LOC105158343 gene encoding pentatricopeptide repeat-containing protein At1g80550, mitochondrial, whose amino-acid sequence is MHSSITSITRHFRLYHSVVLSHLHTLLFYHTSPRRNRLFAPKPTSESVQNRPKSDLFTSPTVTRFSFSDFELDTVLETLNCYANDWKIALEFFNWVEIHCGFQHTTQTFNRIVDILGKFFEFDTAWNLIERMRKSPSSVPDHTTFRVLFKRYVSAHLVEEAIDAFCRLDEYNLRDETSFSNLIDALCEYKHVIEAEELCFKKNRDNEYDGKLFGFNMVSTKNYNMILRGWFKMKWWRKCREFWEEMDKRGVKKDLYSYSIYMDIQVKCGKPWKAVKLYKEMRKKGIQLDVVAYNTVIRAIGISEGVDMAVRLYKEMIELGCQPNVVTFNTILKLLCENGRYREAHKVLNLMTKKGCQPDIVTYHCFFVCLEKPCEILKLFDRMIGSGVRPRMDTYVMLMRKFGRWGFLRPVFLVWKKMAEHGLSPDEFAYNALIDALLQKGLVDMARKYDEEMLMKGLSAKPKAELQTIMDSEVSSNR